In the genome of Candidatus Effluviviaceae Genus V sp., the window GCGCTCATCGGCATTCCCTACAGCTATGTCGCGCCCCGCAGTTACGTCGCCACGAACGTCAGCGGGACGCTGAACGTCCTCGAGGCGGTGCGCCGGAACGACGTTCCCCGCATGGTCCACACCTCCACGAGCGAGGCGTACGGGACGGCACTCTACGTGCCGATCGACGAAAAGCACCCGCTCCAGGGACAGTCGCCCTACAGCGCGACGAAGATCGGTGCCGACAAGCTGGCCGAGAGCTACCACCGGAGCTTCGGGACGCCGGTGGCGACGATCAGACCGTTCAACACGTTCGGTCCGCGACAGTCGGCACGCGCTGTCATACCGACCATCATCACTCAGCTTCTCTCCGGAGACGACGTCGTGCGCCTGGGGTCGCTGACCCCGAAGCGCGACCTGACGTACGTCGAGGATACGGCGCGAGGGTTCATGGCCGTGGCGGAGTGCGACGAGGCGCTGGGCGAGGTGACGAACGTCGGCCGGGGCAGCGCCGTCACCATCGGCGAGCTGGCTGAGATGCTCGTCGAGATGGTCAACCCGGACGCCCGCATCGAGTCGGTCGACGAACGGGTGCGTCCCGACAGAAGCGAGGTCATGGAACTGGTCTGCGGCAACGCCAGGGCGAAGGAGATCCTCGGCTGGGAGCCGGCCGTGTCCCTCGAGGAGGGCCTGGCCCGCACCGTCGACTTCATCCGCGAGCACATGGACCTTTATCGTCCTGACGAGTACACGGTCTGATCGGACCGTTCGACCAGCGAAGCAGGGAGGACTACATGCGAGCAGTCCTGCTGGCCGGAGGCAGGGGAACGCGCCTCCGTCCCTTCACGACGACGATTCCCAAGCCGCTCGTTCCCGTCGGTGACATCCCGATCATGGAGCTGCTGCTCAGGCAGCTGGCGTCGTACGGGTGCGACCGCGTGACGGTCGCCGTGGGGCACATGGCCCAGCTCATCATGGCCTACTTCGGCGACGGCGCGAAGTGGGGTCTCTCGATCGACTACTCCATCGAGGACGAGCCGCTCAACACCATCGGGCCCCTGAAGCTCATCCCGGACCTGCCCGAGTACTTCCTCGTGATGAACGGCGACCTCCTCACCGATCTCGACATGGCGAAGCTCTTCGCTTCGCACGTCGAGAGCGGCGCGGTCGGCACGGTCGCGACGTACGAGCGGGACGTGAAGATCGACTTCGGTGTGCTTCAGTACGATGCGGATCGGCGCGTGACGGGCTTCGTCGAGAAACCCGTCGAGCATTTCAGTGTGAGTATGGGCATCTACGCCTTCTCGAGGCAGATCCTGGAGATGGTGCCCGAGGGGAAGCCGTTCGGCTTCGACGAACTGATGATCGGCAGCGTGGAACGCGGGCTGGACGTGAGGGCCTATCCGCACGACGGCTACTGGCTGGATATCGGTCGGCCGGACGATTACGATCAGGCGAACAGGGACGTCGACGGTCTCATCGAGCAGGTCCTCTCGTGACATCTTCCGCGGAGTCTCACGAGTGACGGAGCGTCTTCTCATCACGGGCGCGACAGGTTTCGTCGGCAGATGCGCGGCGGCGCACTGGCGCGAACGTCGTCCTGACGTGGAGGTCTGGGGAACGAGCGACCGGCCGCGCACGGACGACTATGCGCCGGAGCGCTACCGGCAGCTCGATCTGCGGGACGGCGACGCTATGAAGGCTCTCGTGAAGGCCTGTCGGCCGACGAGGGTTCTCCATCTGGCCAGTCTCATCGCGGGACACGACCTCGAGGCCCTTCTGTCGGTCAATGTCCTCGGCACCGACCGGCTCTACGAGGCGCTCGCGTCGGCTGAGCTTCCGAACCTCCGCATCGTGCAGGTCGCCTCGGCGGCCATGTACGGCCGTATCGGCGTCGACGAGCTGCCTATCACGGAGAAGCAACCGTTCAGGCCGGTTACGGCCTACGCCGTCAGCAAGGTCGCCCAGGAGTACCTGGCGATCGCGGCGGGCTACGCGAAAGGTCTCAGTATCGTGCGCGCCCGGGCGTTCAATATGCTGGGACCGGGCCAGCCTGAGCACCTCGTGCCCATGACGTTCGTGCGTCAGGTCAAATCCGTGGCCGACGGAGACACCGACCGCATCCGCGTCGGTCTGACGAGCGCCCGCCGCGACTTCGTCGATGTCCGAGACGCTGTTGCGGCGTTCGATCTGATGCTGGAGAAGGGAACGGCGGGAACCGCTTACAACGTCGCTTCCGGGACGGACGTCTCGGTGGACGAGATCATCCGTGAGGTCCTTGACGTCGCGGGAGTCGAGGCGAGGATCGAGGTTGACGAGTCGAGGCTCCGACCGGTCGACGTGCCGGTCGTCAGGGCCGACATCACAGAGGCGAGGCGCGAGCTGGGCTGGCAGCCCAAGGTCCCGCTGCGTCGATCGCTCGAGGACATGTGGAGAGAAGTGTCGTGAAAACGCTTCGTACCTTAGTGCAGCTTGTGTTCCTTGCCGGCGTGGTCACACTGCTCGTCCGGGGGCTCCTGGGCGACACGCCGCACGACTGCGAGACGTACTGCCCGTTCGGCGGACTGGCGGCCCTCTACCCGCTCGCTCGTCACAATATCTACAACTGCCGACTGACCGAGCTGAACGTGGCGCTCCTCGTGTCGACACTTGCGCTGGGGCTCGCGGCGAAGAAGTCGTTCTGCAGCTGGATCTGTCCGCTGGGGACGCTTCAGGAGTGGATCGGTCGCGCCGGCCGCACGCGCTGGGGTCGGTGGCTGCATCTGCCGACGTCGATCGACCGTTATGCGGTCTTCCTGAGATACGGCGTGCTGGCGGCCGTTCTCACGTTGACCTGGACTGTCTGGCAGGGCGACCTCGGCTTTCGGGCGTACGATCCCTACTACATCATCTTCTCCTGGAACGGTCACGGGACCATGCCGTGGAGCATCTGGGTCGCGGCCGGGTTCCTGGCGGCGGCGTTCTTCACACCGTTCTTCTGGTGTCGCTACTTCTGTCCCCTCGGGGCCGTGCTCGATCCGTTCGGCCGGTGCGGCGCGCTGAGGCTCCGGAGGAACAAGGACCGCTGCAACGACTGCGGCGACTGCGACGACGTCTGTCCGCACCGCATCCCGGTGAGCGAGATGGACCAGGTCACAGCCAGGAACTGCACGAACTGCCTGGAGTGCGCCAACGCTTGCAGGCTGAAGGCGCTCGAGCTCTCATGGTATGGGAAGTGAGGTGAGGACCATGCCGAAGGTCGTCTGGATTCCCATCCTCATCGTTACGCTCATCGTCGTCGCCTTCGCCACGACGAACGCGTATCGCGTCCCGACCCTGGAACACCGCTTCGCTGAGCCCACCGGTGAGGTTGCGACGGTGCGCTTCGTGGTCGAGGACGTGAGCTGTCGCGGCAAGTCGGCAGGCTTCGCGAACATGATCGAGGATGTCCCGGGGGTCATCGGCGTCACCACGTACGCCCGGACCAACGAGGCCGTCATCGAGTACGATCCAGCCAGGACGAACCCCGACGAGATCGAGGCAGCCTTCTCGCGGACGGTGGAGCGGGACGGCGTCCTCTATCAGTACTTCAGCGCCGTCGAGAGAGAGGCGGGGGAGTAGCGGCCCCAGCCCTAGCGATGGCGTTGGTGGTTTGGTGCTTCCGATGAGACTCCCGACAACACCTTCTCCTTCGCAAGCTGAAGAGTCGTCGTGGCAACTGTTGCACTGGCCGGCTGCACCGACTTCGCTTGATTGGAGGCCTCCGTGAGAGTTTCCCGGCGGCTGATGGCCGTGTGCGCAGCCTACATTCTGTGTGCCGGACTCTTCGGTTCCATGAACCTCTCCGGTGACGAGAGAGCGTTCGTGCGAGAACCCTACCAGCTCCTCGGTGGCGACTACACCAGGGCCTATCTTTCACGGGGCGACATCCGGGCGGCCTTGGGCGTCATGGCCCGGGCCTACTTCATGTACTGGTACTATCGGCCGATGTTCTCTCCGATCATCGAGGAGCGGCACCTCGATCTCTTCCAGGAGGAGGAGCAGGAGTTCGGATACGAGATCACGTCAGGCGCGACCGAGAGTGACGAGGCGACCCTCGATCGCTACGCTGACTGGATGGTCGTGCCTGAACCAAACCGGTGGTACTACCACGGGGCAGGAAAACCGCTCCTGCCTGCCGTCGCCACGATCCCTCCTCTTCTTCTTGTCGAGCTCATAGGACGTGGAGAGCCGTCCCTGCTCGAGCTGCAGTTCGGGAGGAACTACCATCCCATCTTCATCCTGACGCGAATGTCGCATTTCCTGGCCGGGCTCGTGTCACTGCTGCTTGTCTATGACCTTCTGCACAGGCGGTTTGGCGAGGAGAGAGCCCTCCTCGGTGCGGCGCTCTTCGCACTCTTCCCCGCGACGATCCGCTACTTCCCAAACATCCATCATGACGCCATAATGATCCCATTCCTCGTTCTGACGGTCTGGTCGCTGGCTCGTTCGCACTACTTGTTGGGAGGGCTCGCGTACGGTCTGGCACTCGCATCGAAGAACACGGCGTTGCTACTGGTGCCGTCCCTGGCTCTGGTCCTAGCACACCGTCTCTTCTGTATCTGGCGGTCCGGCGGTCGGCAGGTCCTGCTCCGAGAGATCGGGCTGTGGGCGAAGCGTGGCGCACTCTTCCTGTTGCTCGCATTCTTCGCGTTGCTTCCCTTCGCGAATCCCTTGTCGTATGCGAGGGAGGTGCTGACGCCGATGACGCAGCGCGCGTTCGACCCTCGCGGCGAGGACGTGGCTGCCTTCAGTGTTGAAGCCAAGCTCGAGGAGCCGCGCGACCTCGATGAGAACCGCAGCAGGCGGCGCCCGGAGGTCATGCTGCTAACGCGCATGGATTTTCTGAGTGTCGGCTTGCTCTTCATTCTGATTGCGACCGTGCTCGTGGCGCCTCGGCTCCGGAGCGACCTGCTCCGGCTTTCCTTCATCGTGCTGCTGCTCACTCTGCCATATCAGGTCATATTCGAACGCGGGCTCACGTATCGCTATTTGCTGTTCCTTCCCTTCTTCGTGTTCGTGCTTGCCGGGCTTGGGACCAGACGTCAGCTCGTGTGGGTGCTCGTCTTTCTTGCAGCGATCGATGTCGTCCTGCTGATCGACCCGATCACGGCGACACCGGCCCACATCCTGCAGACCGGTAACACGTTGTGGGAAGCGCTCCTACCGGGGTAGGGTCTCTGGCCGTGCATCGGGGAGGTCCTCTTCAGACGCAGGCCTTTCGATGGTGCGTTCGGGAGTTTCACTGCCGGGAGAGGCCCGAGTCGTAGCGACTCTGAGGTCCGGTCAGGCTCCTTGACTGAGTTCGTTCCTGCCTGTATGTTGGATGATGTGAGTAGGTGCCTTCTTGCGGGCGCCTGGCCGATCATTGACAAGCGCATATGGGGGCGATCCGGTTTCGACGGATGCGAGAGAAGCGCGGATGGCATGCCGAGGTCCCGTTGGCTCGTAAAACAAACGGGGACTTTTCCAACTGCCGATTATCAGCCGGCATACGTCTGCTAACTAAGGCAGACGCGCTCCACCCGATTTCGCCCGTGGGGTCGGGATGGAGCGTCATATACACGGGCTAGTCTCATCCGCACCGCCGCCGGGCGGTGAGGCGAAATTCTACGGCGGCTGGTCCGGTTGGAATCCAGCCCGTTGGAGTCCTTCTGGACGAGAACCAAACATCGGGCTACGCATGTAGATGTCCGCGTGGAGCCGTGTCCGGACGCGGGTTCAACTCCCGCCGCCTCCACCATATACATCATCTCACAAGGGCTCCGGCCGAGCGGTCGGAGCCCTTCTTCTGTTGCGGCCCGGTCCCCGGACCCCGTAGAATCCCCATCCTCTCAAAACCCGTGGTCATCCCGCTTCCTGAGCGGGCGCGTTCCGCAGGGGGTGCGTTCTGTCCGCGAAGCTCGTCATCATCATTCTGTATCTGGGCGCGGTCGTGGCCGTCGGCCTGACGGCCCGGCGGGGACGGCTCAAGGGGCCGGTCGACTTCTTCCTGGCCGGGCGGACGTTCGGGCCTGTCGTTCTTGTCGCGACGATGGCGGCCACGAACTTCAGCGCCTTCACGGTCGTCGGCTTCGCCGGGGCGGGCTACCGGCTCGGGTTCGCGTTCTACCCCATCATGGGGTTCGGGACCGCATTCATGGCGCTCTCCTTCCTGCTGGTCGGTCTCCCGATCTGGCGACTCGGGAAGCGGTACGGTCTCGTCACGCCCCCCGAGCTACTCTCGACACGGTTCGATTCGCGACCTCTGGGCGTCGTGTTCGGCGTCGCCATGGCCGTCTTCACGTTGCCGTATCTCGCGATTCAGCCTCTCGCGGCCGGGTACGCGCTCGAGAGCACGCTCGGCGTCCCTCATGCGGCGGGCGCCGCGCTTGTGACGGCTCTCGTGGTGACCTACTGCCTCGTCGGGGGCGTGCGCTCCGTTGCGTGGACCGATGTGCTGCAGGGCGTGCTCATGTTCGCGGCGCTCACACTCTCGCTCTTCGCCGTCGCGAGAGCGTCCGGCGGGATGGAGACGGGACTCACGGAGCTCTTCGAGCGCTCGCCCGAGCACTTCATGCGGCCGGGGGCCGGGGGAGGAATGGCCCTCGGCATCTGGGGGAGCTACATGCTGCTCTGGCTCCTGGCCGACCCGATGTTCCCGCAGCTCTTCCAGCGCTTCTACGCGGCGCGCAACGAGCGGGCGCTCGTTCGGACCGCCGTCGCCTATCCGTTCATAACGACGGTGCTCTTCTTCCTTCCCGTGGCCATCGGCGTGCTGGGACGCCTTCACGTGTC includes:
- a CDS encoding SDR family NAD(P)-dependent oxidoreductase, which translates into the protein MSWSGKHVLVTGAGGFIGSHLTGLLADDGASVRAFIHYNSRNDRGNLEFLADEQMARVEVVMGNVEDAGSVDEAVRGTDCVFHLAALIGIPYSYVAPRSYVATNVSGTLNVLEAVRRNDVPRMVHTSTSEAYGTALYVPIDEKHPLQGQSPYSATKIGADKLAESYHRSFGTPVATIRPFNTFGPRQSARAVIPTIITQLLSGDDVVRLGSLTPKRDLTYVEDTARGFMAVAECDEALGEVTNVGRGSAVTIGELAEMLVEMVNPDARIESVDERVRPDRSEVMELVCGNARAKEILGWEPAVSLEEGLARTVDFIREHMDLYRPDEYTV
- a CDS encoding NTP transferase domain-containing protein, with protein sequence MRAVLLAGGRGTRLRPFTTTIPKPLVPVGDIPIMELLLRQLASYGCDRVTVAVGHMAQLIMAYFGDGAKWGLSIDYSIEDEPLNTIGPLKLIPDLPEYFLVMNGDLLTDLDMAKLFASHVESGAVGTVATYERDVKIDFGVLQYDADRRVTGFVEKPVEHFSVSMGIYAFSRQILEMVPEGKPFGFDELMIGSVERGLDVRAYPHDGYWLDIGRPDDYDQANRDVDGLIEQVLS
- a CDS encoding NAD-dependent epimerase/dehydratase family protein — translated: MRTTATGWISVGRTITIRRTGTSTVSSSRSSRDIFRGVSRVTERLLITGATGFVGRCAAAHWRERRPDVEVWGTSDRPRTDDYAPERYRQLDLRDGDAMKALVKACRPTRVLHLASLIAGHDLEALLSVNVLGTDRLYEALASAELPNLRIVQVASAAMYGRIGVDELPITEKQPFRPVTAYAVSKVAQEYLAIAAGYAKGLSIVRARAFNMLGPGQPEHLVPMTFVRQVKSVADGDTDRIRVGLTSARRDFVDVRDAVAAFDLMLEKGTAGTAYNVASGTDVSVDEIIREVLDVAGVEARIEVDESRLRPVDVPVVRADITEARRELGWQPKVPLRRSLEDMWREVS
- a CDS encoding 4Fe-4S binding protein, which codes for MKTLRTLVQLVFLAGVVTLLVRGLLGDTPHDCETYCPFGGLAALYPLARHNIYNCRLTELNVALLVSTLALGLAAKKSFCSWICPLGTLQEWIGRAGRTRWGRWLHLPTSIDRYAVFLRYGVLAAVLTLTWTVWQGDLGFRAYDPYYIIFSWNGHGTMPWSIWVAAGFLAAAFFTPFFWCRYFCPLGAVLDPFGRCGALRLRRNKDRCNDCGDCDDVCPHRIPVSEMDQVTARNCTNCLECANACRLKALELSWYGK
- a CDS encoding sodium:solute symporter family protein; translation: MSAKLVIIILYLGAVVAVGLTARRGRLKGPVDFFLAGRTFGPVVLVATMAATNFSAFTVVGFAGAGYRLGFAFYPIMGFGTAFMALSFLLVGLPIWRLGKRYGLVTPPELLSTRFDSRPLGVVFGVAMAVFTLPYLAIQPLAAGYALESTLGVPHAAGAALVTALVVTYCLVGGVRSVAWTDVLQGVLMFAALTLSLFAVARASGGMETGLTELFERSPEHFMRPGAGGGMALGIWGSYMLLWLLADPMFPQLFQRFYAARNERALVRTAVAYPFITTVLFFLPVAIGVLGRLHVSGLEGSETDRILPMVVERFGGDWLAGLVSAGLVAAIMSTMDSQLLTLGSIVERDLLGIRRRGVGHGPDGDEPRRRARLLPTRLSLAGLAIVGYLLSLRPPATILGIATEAFSGLAVLLPAVVAALWWKRATAAGAIASIVAGESWVALSHFGLVPDTGLLPALPAVAVAAVVLILGSVVSRPRTGAGAEWMGLASLGLPRRETCLWALLFAGVLAASIDWWRFGEVPSLVLGLPSWLAHFAGLALLLAVAFDTLGRRLLARSA